The following are encoded together in the Daucus carota subsp. sativus chromosome 5, DH1 v3.0, whole genome shotgun sequence genome:
- the LOC108219821 gene encoding uncharacterized protein LOC108219821, producing the protein MKTAEKVILLFEDSDGFAASISDGLQPNPTSSLQTLKECVDLSLEQYGIKEKISVNITHFVDSNGVYQVSILLVQKCEPPVLACAVNEAIASVDGESPSSMPTLIIPFLLPESKLKLDDKILLKNVNAALHGIHTGPDTDTIKALVNRTQKLPSSLQINHEALACSFQLARVMNLPTFLLVGPSDKSKSHKSYEEDLKVLCEIGEVLASLSSLCFVKEKITWTPTKTSRESMEPWRALYN; encoded by the exons ATGAAGACAGCTGAAAAAGTTATACTCCTGTTCGAAGACTCGGATGGCTTCGCCGCCTCTATTTCCGACGGTCTCCAACCTAACCCTACCTCTTCTCTCCAAACACT AAAGGAGTGTGTGGATCTATCATTAGAGCAGTACGGAATCAAAGAGAAAATCTCTGTCAATATTACTCATTTTGTTGATTCAAATGGCGTTTATCAG GTGTCCATATTGCTTGTGCAAAAATGTGAACCTCCAGTTCTTGCATGTGCTGTCAATGAAGCTATAGCCTCGGTAGATGGTGAAAGTCCGTCAAGCATGCCTACTCTTATTATCCCTTTCCTATTGCCAGAGTCAAAGCTGAAGCTGGatgataaaattttgttaaaaaatgttAATGCTGCTCTCCATGGTATACACACTGGTCCGGATACAGATACTATTAAAGCCTTGGTCAATAGAACTCAGAAGCTACCATCATCCTTGCAAATTAATCATGAGGCCTTGGCATGCTCATTTCAGCTGGCTCGTGTAATGAATTTACCTACCTTCCTTCTTGTTGGACCAAGTGATAAAAGCAAATCCCATAAAAGCTATGAAGAAGATTTGAAG GTACTTTGTGAGATAGGAGAGGTTTTAGCAAGTTTATCATCCTTGTGCTTCGTGAAAGAGAAGATAACTTGGACTCCGACTAAGACATCAAGAGAGAGCATGGAGCCCTGGCGTGCGTTGTATAATTAA